From Cucumis melo cultivar AY chromosome 1, USDA_Cmelo_AY_1.0, whole genome shotgun sequence, a single genomic window includes:
- the LOC103501227 gene encoding uncharacterized protein LOC103501227 isoform X1 codes for MSLFKLSRNGVRMLKELFIGNSLLVTKASHVRGPFFKYLRTLPQPQPQVQVLQGFKWQEQRLYSTSGPQNGCNEENEPKETISVTFVLKDGEEQQIEVPVGMSMLEAAHQNDIELEGACEGSLACSTCHVIVMDMDYYNKIEEPVDEENDMLDLAFGLTETSRLGCQVIAKPELDGIRLAIPAATRNFAVDGFTPKPH; via the exons GGAATTCATTACTAGTGACTAAAGCAAGTCACGTTCGAGGCCCTTTTTTCAAATACTTGCGTACTCTG CCACAGCCACAGCCACAAGTTCAGGTGCTTCAAGGTTTCAAATGGCAGGAACAGCGACTGTATTCTACCTCAGGTCCCCAGAATGGCTGTAATGAAGAGAATGAACCAAAAGAAAC GATATCTGTCACGTTTGTCCTTAAGGATGGAGAAGAGCAACAAATTGAAGTTCCTGTTGGAATGTCCATGTTAGAAGCTGCTCATCAAAACGATATAGAACTTGAAG GAGCATGCGAAGGTTCACTAGCTTGTTCAACTTGTCATGTTATAGTGATG GATATGGACTACTACAATAAAATAGAAGAACCAGTTGACGAGGAGAATGACATGTTGGATCTGGCATTCGGGCTTACAGAAAC GTCTCGTTTGGGATGTCAAGTTATTGCAAAGCCTGAACTTGATGGAATTCGTTTAGCCATTCCTGCAGCTACCAGAAATTTTGCTGTTGATGGCTTTACTCCAAAGCCACACTAA
- the LOC103501227 gene encoding uncharacterized protein LOC103501227 isoform X3 produces the protein MKVQVTQELRDFGGGNSLLVTKASHVRGPFFKYLRTLPQPQPQVQVLQGFKWQEQRLYSTSGPQNGCNEENEPKETISVTFVLKDGEEQQIEVPVGMSMLEAAHQNDIELEGACEGSLACSTCHVIVMDMDYYNKIEEPVDEENDMLDLAFGLTETSRLGCQVIAKPELDGIRLAIPAATRNFAVDGFTPKPH, from the exons ATGAAAGTTCAAGTTACCCAGGAATTGAGAGATTTTGGAGGAG GGAATTCATTACTAGTGACTAAAGCAAGTCACGTTCGAGGCCCTTTTTTCAAATACTTGCGTACTCTG CCACAGCCACAGCCACAAGTTCAGGTGCTTCAAGGTTTCAAATGGCAGGAACAGCGACTGTATTCTACCTCAGGTCCCCAGAATGGCTGTAATGAAGAGAATGAACCAAAAGAAAC GATATCTGTCACGTTTGTCCTTAAGGATGGAGAAGAGCAACAAATTGAAGTTCCTGTTGGAATGTCCATGTTAGAAGCTGCTCATCAAAACGATATAGAACTTGAAG GAGCATGCGAAGGTTCACTAGCTTGTTCAACTTGTCATGTTATAGTGATG GATATGGACTACTACAATAAAATAGAAGAACCAGTTGACGAGGAGAATGACATGTTGGATCTGGCATTCGGGCTTACAGAAAC GTCTCGTTTGGGATGTCAAGTTATTGCAAAGCCTGAACTTGATGGAATTCGTTTAGCCATTCCTGCAGCTACCAGAAATTTTGCTGTTGATGGCTTTACTCCAAAGCCACACTAA
- the LOC103501227 gene encoding uncharacterized protein LOC103501227 isoform X4, protein MKVQVTQELRDFGGGNSLLVTKASHVRGPFFKYLRTLPQPQVQVLQGFKWQEQRLYSTSGPQNGCNEENEPKETISVTFVLKDGEEQQIEVPVGMSMLEAAHQNDIELEGACEGSLACSTCHVIVMDMDYYNKIEEPVDEENDMLDLAFGLTETSRLGCQVIAKPELDGIRLAIPAATRNFAVDGFTPKPH, encoded by the exons ATGAAAGTTCAAGTTACCCAGGAATTGAGAGATTTTGGAGGAG GGAATTCATTACTAGTGACTAAAGCAAGTCACGTTCGAGGCCCTTTTTTCAAATACTTGCGTACTCTG CCACAGCCACAAGTTCAGGTGCTTCAAGGTTTCAAATGGCAGGAACAGCGACTGTATTCTACCTCAGGTCCCCAGAATGGCTGTAATGAAGAGAATGAACCAAAAGAAAC GATATCTGTCACGTTTGTCCTTAAGGATGGAGAAGAGCAACAAATTGAAGTTCCTGTTGGAATGTCCATGTTAGAAGCTGCTCATCAAAACGATATAGAACTTGAAG GAGCATGCGAAGGTTCACTAGCTTGTTCAACTTGTCATGTTATAGTGATG GATATGGACTACTACAATAAAATAGAAGAACCAGTTGACGAGGAGAATGACATGTTGGATCTGGCATTCGGGCTTACAGAAAC GTCTCGTTTGGGATGTCAAGTTATTGCAAAGCCTGAACTTGATGGAATTCGTTTAGCCATTCCTGCAGCTACCAGAAATTTTGCTGTTGATGGCTTTACTCCAAAGCCACACTAA
- the LOC103501227 gene encoding uncharacterized protein LOC103501227 isoform X2 codes for MSLFKLSRNGVRMLKELFIGNSLLVTKASHVRGPFFKYLRTLPQPQVQVLQGFKWQEQRLYSTSGPQNGCNEENEPKETISVTFVLKDGEEQQIEVPVGMSMLEAAHQNDIELEGACEGSLACSTCHVIVMDMDYYNKIEEPVDEENDMLDLAFGLTETSRLGCQVIAKPELDGIRLAIPAATRNFAVDGFTPKPH; via the exons GGAATTCATTACTAGTGACTAAAGCAAGTCACGTTCGAGGCCCTTTTTTCAAATACTTGCGTACTCTG CCACAGCCACAAGTTCAGGTGCTTCAAGGTTTCAAATGGCAGGAACAGCGACTGTATTCTACCTCAGGTCCCCAGAATGGCTGTAATGAAGAGAATGAACCAAAAGAAAC GATATCTGTCACGTTTGTCCTTAAGGATGGAGAAGAGCAACAAATTGAAGTTCCTGTTGGAATGTCCATGTTAGAAGCTGCTCATCAAAACGATATAGAACTTGAAG GAGCATGCGAAGGTTCACTAGCTTGTTCAACTTGTCATGTTATAGTGATG GATATGGACTACTACAATAAAATAGAAGAACCAGTTGACGAGGAGAATGACATGTTGGATCTGGCATTCGGGCTTACAGAAAC GTCTCGTTTGGGATGTCAAGTTATTGCAAAGCCTGAACTTGATGGAATTCGTTTAGCCATTCCTGCAGCTACCAGAAATTTTGCTGTTGATGGCTTTACTCCAAAGCCACACTAA